The following proteins are co-located in the Pseudomonas antarctica genome:
- a CDS encoding protein-glutamate methylesterase/protein-glutamine glutaminase, with translation MAVKVLVVDDSGFFRRRVSEILSADPTIQVVGTATNGKEAIDQAIALKPDVITMDYEMPMMDGITAVRHIMQRCPTPVLMFSSLTHEGARVTLDALDAGAVDFLPKNFEDISRNPEKVKQMLCEKVHSISRSNRRSLFSAPAPAPVAAPAASTAPTSSFARPAPAPVARPVAPPVRASAPSAHSPAPKRKAYKLVAIGTSTGGPVALQRVLTQLPANFPAPIVLIQHMPAAFTKAFAERLDKLCRITVKEAEDGDILRPGLALLAPGGKQMMVDGRGAIKILPGDERLNYKPCVDITFGSAAKSYGDKVLAVVLTGMGADGREGARLLKQGGSAIWAQDEASCVIYGMPMAIVKADLADAVYSLDDIGKHLVEACL, from the coding sequence ATGGCAGTCAAGGTCCTGGTGGTGGACGATTCGGGTTTCTTCCGCCGCCGCGTCTCGGAAATTCTTTCCGCCGATCCAACCATCCAGGTGGTCGGTACGGCCACTAACGGCAAAGAGGCGATTGATCAAGCCATTGCGTTGAAACCGGACGTGATCACCATGGACTACGAGATGCCGATGATGGATGGCATCACGGCTGTTCGGCATATCATGCAGCGCTGCCCCACCCCGGTGTTGATGTTCTCCTCGCTGACTCATGAAGGCGCCCGGGTGACCCTGGATGCGCTGGACGCCGGTGCGGTGGACTTCCTGCCGAAGAATTTCGAAGACATCTCGCGCAACCCCGAGAAGGTCAAGCAGATGCTGTGCGAGAAGGTGCACAGCATTTCGCGCAGTAACCGTCGCAGCCTGTTCAGTGCGCCGGCGCCTGCACCGGTTGCGGCGCCGGCGGCGTCCACTGCGCCCACTTCGTCGTTTGCTCGCCCAGCGCCTGCGCCAGTGGCGCGCCCTGTGGCGCCGCCGGTGCGCGCTTCTGCGCCGAGCGCGCATTCGCCAGCGCCCAAGCGCAAGGCCTACAAGCTGGTTGCCATCGGTACATCCACCGGCGGCCCGGTGGCCCTGCAGCGGGTGTTGACCCAGCTGCCGGCCAATTTCCCGGCGCCGATCGTGTTGATCCAGCATATGCCCGCGGCCTTCACCAAGGCCTTCGCCGAGCGCCTGGACAAGCTGTGCCGCATCACCGTCAAGGAAGCCGAGGATGGTGACATCCTGCGTCCTGGCCTGGCACTGCTGGCCCCGGGCGGCAAGCAGATGATGGTTGATGGCCGTGGTGCGATCAAAATCCTGCCGGGTGACGAGCGCCTGAACTACAAGCCGTGTGTGGATATCACCTTCGGTTCGGCGGCAAAGTCCTACGGCGACAAAGTTCTGGCGGTGGTGCTCACCGGCATGGGCGCCGACGGCCGTGAAGGCGCTCGCCTGCTCAAGCAGGGCGGCAGTGCAATCTGGGCCCAGGACGAAGCCAGCTGCGTGATCTATGGCATGCCCATGGCCATCGTCAAAGCGGACCTGGCCGACGCCGTGTATAGCCTGGACGATATCGGCAAGCATCTGGTGGAGGCCTGCCTCTGA